The following coding sequences lie in one Chelonoidis abingdonii isolate Lonesome George chromosome 6, CheloAbing_2.0, whole genome shotgun sequence genomic window:
- the LRRC70 gene encoding leucine-rich repeat-containing protein 70 → MTEKAKDRDMCGLQSSVPCTGVFLHILNCFLLLLLLKEVLGCPSVCQLCTGKQVNCRNLGLSSIPKNFPKSTVLVYLSGNNISHVIPNELTGLQKLAVLYLDNSSISYVHPKAFVELNKLCYLHLNNNHIKRMDPGIFEGLSDLHCLYLQNNQISFVPRGLFSGLISVRYLTLERNRLSILGRGTFLGMISLQRLNLANNKISRISDTAFHHLGNLVYLYLEGNNLTHVPSKAIGILRNLGRLSLSHNPVGSIHPFAFKGLDRLEYLSLKSAKIKSIIMNGFAGLNNLKKLILSHNDLEHVNSNTFSSLHNLMYLQLDKNKIVSIGDNTFEKMGSSLKILNLASNNLTDLQPKVLKPLVSLAHLQANNNPWNCSCTLLGLRNWLALSSISVKIHCQNPPSMRGRPLHYVKWTEFTNCAITTTNPETAWSVASVGIHHSTATLVMAWHMVTTYDTLVHLENAGTKRVTFWGRAPTTSASRFLYEEYAAGNPSEATTVLSVLPVQTAAQIVPVNLTMEQKSVFPPDAASVSLKTSLICTQQVEKLNQAFDILLAFFILACAVILFLIYKIVQFRQKLKMLGDTGEKGIEYYSSYQAGRYNVTDPVQSLPQNPMRSSELDQIKLLKRTMPESQAQVILFEHSAL, encoded by the coding sequence ATGACTGAGAAAGCCAAAGACAGGGATATGTGTGGACTTCAGAGTTCTGTACCCTGCACAGGAGTATTCCTCCATATCCttaactgttttcttttgttgctgcTCCTGAAAGAGGTACTTGGCTGTCCATCTGTCTGCCAGCTCTGCACTGGGAAGCAAGTTAACTGTCGTAACTTAGGTCTTTCAAGCATTCCAAAGAACTTTCCAAaaagtacagtacttgtataccTCAGTGGGAATAATATATCGCATGTAATTCCAAATGAATTAACAGGCCTTCAGAAGCTTGCTGTGCTCTATTTGGATAATTCCAGCATTTCATATGTGCATCCAAAGGCTTTTGTTGAACTTAATAAACTGTGCTACTTACATCTAAATAATAATCACATAAAACGTATGGATCCAGGAATATTTGAAGGGCTTTCAGATCTTCATTGTTTATACCTTCAGAATAATCAAATATCTTTTGTTCCTAGAGGATTATTTAGTGGTCTCATTTCAGTTCGATACTTAACGCTTGAAAGAAATCGCCTCAGTATCCTTGGACGTGGCACTTTCTTGGGAATGATTAGTCTTCAAAGGCTTAACCTAGCCAACAATAAGATTTCACGGATATCAGATACAGCATTTCATCATCTTGGAAACCTTGTGTATTTGTACCTTGAAGGTAATAATTTAACACATGTGCCATCAAAGGCCATTGGAATACTTAGAAATCTAGGAAGACTTTCCTTGTCTCACAACCCTGTTGGATCAATACATCCTTTTGCATTTAAAGGACTTGACAGGCTTgaatatttatctttaaaaagtgcaaaaataaaaagcattatcATGAATGGATTTGCTGGATTAAATAACcttaaaaagttaattttaagCCATAATGATTTAGAACATGTAAATTCCAACACTTTTAGTTCGTTGCATAATTTAATGTACTTGCAACTAGACAAGAATAAAATAGTTAGTATTGGTgataatacatttgaaaaaatggGATCTTCTTTAAAGATTCTAAATCTAGCATCTAACAACCTTACTGATTTGCAGCCTAAAGTGCTCAAGCCTTTGGTTTCATTAGCTCATCTACAGGCAAATAACAACCCTTGGAACTGTAGCTGCACACTGCTTGGGCTACGGAATTGGCTAGCATTATCTTCAATCTCTGTCAAAATCCATTGTCAAAATCCCCCAAGTATGCGTGGTAGACCTTTGCATTATGTTAAATGGACCGAATTTACAAACTGTGCTATCACTACCACTAATCCAGAAACAGCCTGGAGTGTAGCATCTGTCGGTATCCATCATAGCACTGCCACTTTAGTAATGGCATGGCACATGGTAACCACATATGATACACTTGTACATTTGGAAAATGCTGGAACTAAACGTGTTACTTTCTGGGGAAGAGCTCCAACCACATCTGCCAGTCGATTTCTTTATGAAGAATACGCTGCTGGGAATCCATCAGAAGCAACGACAGTGTTATCAGTATTACCAGTGCAAACAGCTGCACAGATCGTGCCAGTTAACTTGACCATGGAACAGAAAAGTGTATTTCCTCCAGATGCTGCATCTGTATCCTTAAAAACATCTCTAATCTGTACACAgcaggtggagaaactgaatcAGGCATTTGACAttttattagcctttttcatTTTAGCTTGTGCTGTGATCCTTTTTCTAATCTATAAAATTGTCCAGTTTAGACAGAAGCTGAAGATGCTGGGAGACACGGGGGAAAAGGGAATAGAGTACTACAGTTCTTACCAGGCTGGTAGATACAACGTAACTGATCCAGTTCAGTCCCTACCTCAAAATCCAATGAGAAGTTCAGAATTGGACCAAATTAAGCTTCTCAAACGAACAATGCCTGAAAGTCAGGCACAGGTCATCTTGTTTGAACATTCAGCATTGTAA